A stretch of DNA from Glycine max cultivar Williams 82 chromosome 18, Glycine_max_v4.0, whole genome shotgun sequence:
gtttaatatACAATTAATAATGTTACTTTAGTTATTCTTTAaagtttttgaatttaaaaggaCAGCATTATTGATCAGATATAACTTAGCCAACTTAATattgttgaaagaaaatttTCTCAACCTAAATCGGATTGATTAAAATCAATcagttcatttttaatttttattaaaagtccTTCCAACCTAATTGTTGATCACCCTAGTTAGTACTGTGACTACTAAATGAAGGATTATTCTCAATTCAAATCCAAGTCATTAAACGATCAAGttattttagtgattttttcttttatctttctttcccCAAACCTTACGATGAAAAGAAATAGAGAATTGAAGGAACAAACTATGGAGCCCAAAGAATCTTTAGTTTTggttcaaaaataattataaaagcaGCCTCCCATATTAGATAGATACAATACCAAATGGTTagatatttattattcttaactataaaaaattccaaaattatatcaataaatgaaatttaatcACGTGACAGTATTTCTATAATTGGCGTATGTACTGAaaatttgcaaagaaaaaaaaaacaacgaaCAATTAGTTTTAATGATATATGCTTAATagtttcctccaattttttttatacatgtttactttttcttaaagtcttaaatttaaattgtgtatgGAAAAAAATTCCAACTAGGAGAATTGATTCCACTTTATCGTAgttgtttttaattcaaattcaaataaaatagtcTTCTATAAGGATATTTGTGATGTAAAAGAAttgtaacaaaaaatttgaattcatattaattatattctaagacataattaatttttattttaattaatgggagaataagataataataaatactaatatttaaaatattaatgagtattggtaaaaataataaatagtggAAGTATATTCGTATCCACCTTATTAGAAAAGTCTTTATTGTACCACgccaataaaaatcaaacatctATTTTACACACATCATAAAATTATCTACTCCCTctattataaaatgattttattactGCACAagactaaaaaaacaataaataaataaaaagagagtaatgattttatataattaattaattttatattattagtaatttatttataaaatttgttatccatcattaatattataaagaatataagtaaaaaataataattaatgtagtattaaaaaactaaaatgatagtCTTCTCATCCTAAAATAAGTGTCATTTGTTTTACAAATGacaaagaaaaactaataataaatagatgaaagaaggtgataattatacaaaattaatcttattaaataaataaaaatgaataatattaacattaaattaaaaattaaagtagtatttattaaaatatctaaaatgaGAATTGTTTAATGGattgtttaacaaaaaaatattattttaatgtgtTACATGTGATTTTTGAGttacttaaaatataatatgagagttgtttatataaataattattgttcatCAATcgcttaattttatattaaatataagaaagagaaatagaatgtttataaattaaaaaacttgttaataaaaatacttaacagataaaaaattaattaaattatttaagattgATGTGACATAAATTGAATTGTTAATATCGACATATTAAATTAAGATGTTGTTAGAAgtattgataaaaaagaataatgaataTCACATTGAAAAATTGAATACAACTTAcaggaataattttttaaatgtgacACTTATTTTTAGACAAacctaataattattttaagataaacataataataatatatgagaTCCAGGGAGGGAGTATATTCACTTAACTCATTTAAGGTAATTAACTTCTGTCAAGGCATGGAGCATGCCATCTTTGAAATTACTACTAATTTCAAGTGTAGTCTTGTTTCCCAATTAACTTTGCAATTCCAATGAAATAATCCAATTTCTTAATTTGGGGTTTCCATTTTCAAAAGGACCATTGCGAGTAACTCTACCATTAATTACCATTACGATAGCAATGAATTTTCCATTTTGAGGGACCACACGGTCCACAACTGTAACGCAGTCAATCATAGCCATAAACACCTAGAAAATTCATAACTACTGAATGAATATCCCGTGCATTGTGGagtattttgttaatttaggtaaatttaaaaacttgaaaaaaaactcaaaattattaaaaaaatgtacgcaattattttaaaaagtaatcataattaaatttaatgaaaaatatagcTTAAAGGAATGTGTGCAAATAATTATAACTACTATATTCattgaaagaaaattttgtttgaatgtatgccattttaaaatattacagtAAGatattaatactattaattctTTTCTTAAATAAGAGAGATAAGGgatgtaataaaaaattgaaactaattttaataaaaataagaaactaattaataataagacAAAATaggaaattttaatataaaacgttaaaaataattaaagtctaaaatttgaacaacaatttaatgataaaaatctaaaatcataGACTAACATaagatgatttatttttcagtaattaaaagtaaaatcatctatttatgaaaactaaaaatatataccaATTGTAAACAAACTTATTACATGATAATGACTTACTTCTTAAGGAAATAATTCAGGATCAAATACTACATTGTACTAATATTATGTTGAACGgagataattgaaaataaacccATTACATtttcatagataaaaaaaacaaatatttttttaataaaaagtatgtacattaatgacattaaatactacacttttatttataacttttattttgtattttttaaatggagttcataataatattaaaaattatcacataATCATAATATCTGATAatagttaataaaattttattaattttattaaatttgttaaaaatttaattattttacaaaattaccttttaaattattgacccatcacttattttttatctaattactTTCTACCTAAACAATGAATGTGattaataattcattaaaattttaagtacaacattttatataatcttttaaaatgtataagagttttaggttaaaataatcttttaaaatctcaTTCTAATGCCCCCACTTAATCATAaaagatagaaagaaaagatcttaaattgtaatattaattactttttaaacaaaattataaaatattatgatttcccatttgcatttattttcttaacgaGACTTTCTCTCTTGGGTTCTTTTCTCTCGCAAGTGgtactttcttcttcttcttcaaactcGTAACAAATTTTCCCTctcaatgaagaagaagaagccttCACCTTCCCAATGACACCACccttcactctctctctctccctctttgtCATTCTCACCATAACCGCCGTCCACGGCCTGGGCTCCGCCGCCACCACTGCCGTCACCTACGGCACCGCCACCGTGTGCGGCATCGTCGCCGGGGAGCCCCAGCACCGCATCCAGTGTTCCCGCAGCGGCAGGCGCGTCGTCCCCCTCACCCTCCCCAACGTTTCCTTCGACGCCATCTCCGGCGGCCGGAGCTTCTTCTGCGGCCTCCGCTCCGGCGGCCGCAGCCTCCACTGCTGGGACACCGCCGCCCCAAACGCCTACTTCCGCTCCAAGAGACTCTTCCACAGCGACGTGGTGCAGTTGGCTGACGTGGCAGTTGGCGACTCTCAGGTGTGCGCCAGAGAGGTGCAATCCGGTGTTGTGCGGTGCTGGAGAGGAAGCGGTGGGGTCCAGTTCAGTTCCCCTTCGGAGGGGTTAAGGTTTCGTAGCAATAGCATCACATGTGGTTGTGGTTTTTCATGTGGGGTGATAAAAGAGAGTGGAAGAGTCGTGTGTTGGGGTGATGGTGATGAGGGTGCAAATACAAAAAGTATTAGCGATGAGATTCAAAGAAAGTTTGAGAATTTCACTATGTCAAGTTTGGTTGCTGGGGTGTCTCATGTGTGTGGTTTGACTCTTCATGGGGCTTTGGTTTGTAGAGGGAACAATGCTTCTGGTCAACTAGGAAATAATGATGGTGTTTTGAGTTCTTCTTTGGAGTTTTCAGGTCTTGCTTTGGGAGAAGATTTCACGTGTGGAATTAGGACTAGGAATGGTGTTGTTGTGTGTTGGGGTGGTGGTTTTGAAAGCGATGTGGTGAAAGGTGTTTCTTTTGAGTCACTTGTTGCTGGTTTGGATTATGTGTGTGGGTTGACAACTAGGAATTTGTCAGTGGTGTGTTGGGGTAAAGGCAGGTTTTTTCATGTGCCTAGTGAGCTTCCATTGGGTGTGATTCTTCCAGGTCCATGTGTTGAGGGTGCTTGTAGCGGCTCTTGTGGTACATATCCTGATTCTGGTGCTCTTTGTCATGGCTCTGGGAGTATTTGTTACTCTTGTCAAACTGAGGTTCCACTAGCAGTTCCATTGCTTCCACCATCAACAACACAAGTTGTTCCAAAACAAGAACATTCTTCACGTGGAGGAAGAAGCTTGAGggagtttttgattttttttattgttggatCAGTTGGTGTTTTTGTGGGGTTATGCActattctttatttcatttggaTTTGTGCAAGGAGGTTTTTGTTGAGTAGAAAAGAAGTAGGAGGTAATAATTCTGTGAAACCTACAAGCTCAGAGAGTGATGCATATGTGGATATAATCCCCATGCCTAATGTTGGTTCTAATGGGACAACATTCAGAACTTTTTCTAGCAAAAGTCAGGCATCAAGAAGATTTGGGAGGCATAGGAGTGGTTCATCATCGAAGCATGTCGACAGAACCGAGAGTTTCTCATTGTCTGAACTTGCAATGGCCACTGACAACTACTCGCTGTTTAACAAAATAGGTGCTGGTAGCTTTGGCTGTGTTTACAAAGGCATGCTAAGAGATGGTCGTGAAGTAGCAATTAAAAGAGGAGATACCAGTGCCATGAAGAAGAAATTTCAGGAAAAAGAGATTGCTTTTGATTCTGAATTGGCCATGCTGTCACGGCTTCACCACAAGCACTTGGTGAGGCTAATTGGGTTCTGTGAGGAGAATGATGAGAGGCTCTTGGTCTATGAGTACATGAGTAATGGTTCACTTTATGACCATTTGCATGACAAGAACAATGTTGACAGAAGTAGCAACATTTTGAATTCTTGGAAGATGAGGATCAAGATTGCATTGGATGCTGCTAGGGGAATTGAGTACATTCACAACTATGCGGTGCCACCCATTATCCACAGGGACATCAAGTCCTCCAATATACTCTTGGATTCAAACTGGAATGCTAGAGTTTCTGACTTTGGATTATCAAAAATTTGGCCAGAGACTGAGCAAGAATTGATGTCCTCCAAAGCAGTTGGCACTGTTGGATACATAGACCCTGAGTACTATGTGTTGAATGTGCTGACCACAAAGAGTGATGTGTATGGTTTAGGAGTGGTAATGTTGGAGCTTCTCACAGGAAAAAGAGCAGTGTTCAAACCTGAAGATGGGTCAGGCCCTATGGGGGTGGTGGAATACACAGGGCCAAAGATAGCATCAGGAGAGCTTTGGAGTGTGTTGGATTATAGAGTTGGTCAACCTGAAGTGAATGAGGTTGAGTCCCTTGAGATCATGGCTTACACTGCTATGCATTGTGTGAACTTGGAGGGAAAAGAGAGGCCTGAAATGACTGGCATAGTTGCTAACTTGGAGAGGGCATTGGCTTTCATTGAGGGAACCCCTACTAGCCTCTCCATAGCTTCATTCTCTGCCcctcttgaataaaaaaatctcatcctcaaattcattcatgaaattcttttattttttttttcttcacttcaatttcttcttcttttctaagATTATTCTTTGGGTTGTACATGTATGGACTTTAGGTGAAAACATAAGAATTTCTCATCTGAGATAttgagaagagaaaataaaagcaaaaggaTCGATGGTCCATTTTGATCCTCAACAAGTTTTTTACTACCTCCCAAGGTTTTTTAGATTTCATGACTATTGATCATTgcatttatttgtaatttcctGCTATATCAAAAACTACAATGAAATAGCACAGCCACAATATGAAATTTTGTTTAATAGTTAGCAATTGATTACATGATTTTGCTATAATGCGAAGATGACTGAATAGTCCTGAGTGTTCTGTAAGAAATAATGAGGTCAACATGTTTTTGGATTAAAGTTTGCAAACTCaagtttataaaataagtttgtaAAAGTATTCCAAGTTTTGCTTCTCCAAAATTAAGTTTGCAGGCAAAAATTTAGTTCATGTTCGgattaaaatttacaaagtGAGTTTGCAATATTTCAATTCTTGCTTCTTTGAAACtgaattttaaagtaaaattttattctcAAGCATACTTTTGAGAGGTAATCAAACATGATCTCAAATTGACTTTACTCGGACGTACTTTTGAATTCTCTCATGAGAAATTTAAACATATCCTTGCTCTTAAACATACATTTGGGAAGTAACCAAACCTGattccaaattaattttattcaaagatacgTTTggatcctttcacataaaatcCAAACATACCTgtaggtgttttttttttttttttttaagaatgaaCATACCCGTTGGTGTCAATTCACTTGTTGGCCTTATTGAGTAAGGCaagcttatttttttcttcttaaaccgCCCAAAAGTATTAGCCATTCAGATTGGGTaacaattttgaataaatttcatttaacgAATGCTTGCCTCATCAATTTTTGCTTAATTTAATTGCTGGCCTTGGGGGTATGGGGCATGCAGAATTAATTAGTGTCAAGGTAAGTCAAATCCTGCCAAATTTGAGATCAAAACCACGTTGGGGCACATTGATTTAAGCCCATTTTCAACGGAACCAGCGGCCTTCATGCTTACACGCAAGAGATGGTGATCTGTCCTAGATGATTGTAAATGGATTTGTTTCTCAGGCATTTCTTAGGGTTGATTTTAAATTGTGACAATTTGAGCTCCTTCTTTAAGGTAAGTAATAGCgttgaaattaatattaaaaaatgattactggtttttttttataaaaatatcttttaaaagaatttttttattcattcgcTTTATGTATTCTTATTTAGAAGTAATCTTGTTTGAGATATTACAGAGATTTAAATGAAGACTTTGCTTTGTTGATTACTATGCTTCATCCTGCCTATGGAAATTAAGAATATCCTACATTTTTTGTGTAAGATTTTCTTAAAGCTTCTAAAGCCATCACGATGTTGTTGCCTTCTCTTGATACTGATacttattatatttgatttaggGTGGAAGgacaaaaataagagaaaatttttatatttttttaatatgagatCCATaccttttacattttattttaatttaaaaatttctcttttACCCTTAAAGTCACATTATCTAAGATAATGGTTGATTGAGATAGATAAATAGCAAACGTAGCTAGTGGACTCAAAATTGTTGTGGCATTAGTTCTCCTTGCTTGGTGTCCTAAATCCCCCACTATGATTCTATTATCTATTGAATGGCCGAAACGTCTATTTTTTgcttcttcctttctttctttgataCATTACTGTGAAATTAGGAGATTGCTGTTACAACttaatatatgatatttatataacTTTCCATTATTTTGGATGTTTAAACCATGCTTATAACGGCATATATATACCTCCGATAAGGCTAATATTagatattaatttgttagttttttttgttagtggGAGGAATTTTAACTCACAATCTTTCTCCCCTGATACTGATTGCATTTGAGTGGCTTCCAAGAAAATTATAGAAGGAACTTCACTACTAGATGACCAACTTAAAGAATATTATGTCTGGCACAAACTTCAACATACATGCAATGCACACTATGTTCCCCCTGATACTGAAAAGCAAGTTTCTGGAATAGATAAGCAAGTTGCTTTTTAAACAACAAACCACATTCCACCCTCAAGCATTTCAGCACGATACAATCTCATTCAAAATTTACTTATCAATCTTGAATAGTGGCGCATTACCGTCAGTCCAAAAGTTTctgcaaatttttttatactgcgtcccaaaaatgtcattaacaattaacaacacGGAAAGTTTTAAGTAAACAAAAAGGAACAAAACatggaatgaaaaaaataaaacttatgatGTGTTAAAGAATATCAAAATAGAGGTAACTTCCGTGTGAAtgtttaatgaatataattaaaagtctttcaactcttaaaaaaaaaattaagtcttTCGAGCCTATCATAGTAGTGCTGCTGTTATAGCGTATGAAAAGCCGCTATTTTGACAGTATAGTACTATTGAAAATCACTTAGGTGTGTGAATCATAACGTACTCTCCATTGCAAGCCCTTGACTACTATTATTACACGTTACATGTGATATGAAATATTATCAACAAATTAGTCAGTAATGCATTTCCCCCACATGGTCATACCTTGCTGGAATAcctcaagaaaataaattatagttttactGTCTCTGTAGTTCAAAGTGTAATAGTCTATGACTATTCGACCATCAAGTTTGTATTGTTTTGGATGTGTTTGCTGCGgacattattattatgatttttttttctttttttgtttaaaccaAAGTATCTCTCAATCAAAAGTCAAAGATTAATCCTTTAAGATACCGAAATTCATTTAACGGATCGACTTTtccaaacaaatatttttccatAAGCATTAGCTGAATATCAAATCTATTACCTCATGTTTAAGGACAAAATTATCTATCAACCATACCGCTCCATATTGGTTATGATAGTAGTACTGTGAACCCTCCAAACATTCACTGAAAATAAATCCCAGCTATAATTTTACTCAAGTTACAACATTGTATATTGGCTCAGATTGTTTTATCTTAGTTTTGTTGTGATTaagaaatttatgcaaaataaaaaaaaaaaagaggggaaagactgagaaaagaatgaaaatgaaagttcCTGTGGTGTTGCTCTTGCTCGCTGTTAAATGATGATGACCAATTACTAAAGCTAAATCTTGTAAATGATAACCTA
This window harbors:
- the LOC100776682 gene encoding putative serine/threonine-protein kinase-like protein CCR3; translation: MTPPFTLSLSLFVILTITAVHGLGSAATTAVTYGTATVCGIVAGEPQHRIQCSRSGRRVVPLTLPNVSFDAISGGRSFFCGLRSGGRSLHCWDTAAPNAYFRSKRLFHSDVVQLADVAVGDSQVCAREVQSGVVRCWRGSGGVQFSSPSEGLRFRSNSITCGCGFSCGVIKESGRVVCWGDGDEGANTKSISDEIQRKFENFTMSSLVAGVSHVCGLTLHGALVCRGNNASGQLGNNDGVLSSSLEFSGLALGEDFTCGIRTRNGVVVCWGGGFESDVVKGVSFESLVAGLDYVCGLTTRNLSVVCWGKGRFFHVPSELPLGVILPGPCVEGACSGSCGTYPDSGALCHGSGSICYSCQTEVPLAVPLLPPSTTQVVPKQEHSSRGGRSLREFLIFFIVGSVGVFVGLCTILYFIWICARRFLLSRKEVGGNNSVKPTSSESDAYVDIIPMPNVGSNGTTFRTFSSKSQASRRFGRHRSGSSSKHVDRTESFSLSELAMATDNYSLFNKIGAGSFGCVYKGMLRDGREVAIKRGDTSAMKKKFQEKEIAFDSELAMLSRLHHKHLVRLIGFCEENDERLLVYEYMSNGSLYDHLHDKNNVDRSSNILNSWKMRIKIALDAARGIEYIHNYAVPPIIHRDIKSSNILLDSNWNARVSDFGLSKIWPETEQELMSSKAVGTVGYIDPEYYVLNVLTTKSDVYGLGVVMLELLTGKRAVFKPEDGSGPMGVVEYTGPKIASGELWSVLDYRVGQPEVNEVESLEIMAYTAMHCVNLEGKERPEMTGIVANLERALAFIEGTPTSLSIASFSAPLE